In a genomic window of Candidatus Neomarinimicrobiota bacterium:
- a CDS encoding ferredoxin family protein, whose amino-acid sequence MAYIITEPCLGVCDTSCVEVCPVDCIHGPFEKDDAGAGAKELKEAEKSLEGLQLYIDPDECIDCGACEPECPVDAIFEESEVPDEWKPFIAVNYEYFGQEAPN is encoded by the coding sequence ATGGCCTACATCATCACTGAACCGTGTTTAGGTGTCTGCGATACCTCCTGTGTGGAGGTATGCCCGGTCGACTGTATTCATGGTCCTTTTGAGAAGGACGATGCGGGAGCCGGCGCCAAGGAACTCAAAGAAGCTGAGAAAAGCCTGGAAGGTCTGCAGCTATATATCGACCCTGACGAGTGTATCGACTGTGGGGCATGTGAGCCGGAGTGCCCAGTCGATGCCATCTTTGAGGAGAGTGAAGTGCCGGACGAATGGAAGCCCTTTATCGCCGTGAACTACGAGTACTTTGGGCAGGAAGCGCCGAACTGA